One Leisingera sp. M658 genomic window carries:
- a CDS encoding transcriptional regulator gives MTVFLKICRFGAFGVFHADGTNVQLGAKHQALLALLSSADGGIRTRAFLEKTLWCLAQPEQAKASLRTALSTLRRHLGPEAAKLLYANRERVILDLTRVELDSCAGNANFMEGFELPHETAFNAWLNEARAEFARGAARPGPQAGTSPGRVILDGLLPSIAVLPFVHRAPGDAVVPLGSLMSEELSRYLSRSWAFSVTSYLASRQFDPETVRPAEVSSVAGVDYLVSGTVSCDGNRFRVEIDLHDAVREKVIWSRSFEGSKGSLMEGRSAVLRNATQQIGQTAAGEAVRLAGFKPLSTLESHTLLMAAISLMQEMDARKFQQAHEILSHLLEREPKHVLPLTWMGFWHVMRVEKGLSVNRGEDSRLASRMAEAAIEAAPGFSLAHTLKGLISSHLTFRFDLAQDAYDLALRDNPNEALALLLKGATLAYQDMPDEAVQMTDAARRLTPLGPQRYYFDALSALAYLSARNFARAIELSERSLEAKGAFPVPLRSKAIALQMSGRGAEARSTVQKLLEAAPEFCLSQFQRDNPAAMSPAGQEWASALRQAGVPE, from the coding sequence ATGACGGTCTTTCTGAAGATATGCCGGTTTGGCGCGTTTGGCGTCTTTCACGCAGATGGAACCAATGTTCAGCTTGGCGCGAAACATCAGGCGCTGCTGGCGCTTTTGTCCTCAGCTGATGGCGGGATCCGCACGCGGGCGTTTCTGGAGAAGACATTGTGGTGCCTGGCGCAGCCCGAACAGGCAAAGGCAAGCCTGCGGACAGCCTTGTCGACGTTGCGCCGGCATCTGGGTCCCGAAGCGGCCAAGCTGCTGTATGCAAACCGGGAGCGGGTTATCCTCGACCTGACCCGGGTGGAGTTGGACAGTTGCGCAGGCAATGCGAATTTCATGGAAGGGTTTGAACTGCCTCATGAGACCGCTTTTAACGCTTGGCTGAACGAAGCCCGGGCGGAGTTCGCCCGTGGTGCTGCCCGGCCTGGACCGCAGGCAGGAACATCGCCGGGCCGTGTAATCCTGGATGGGCTGCTGCCTTCCATTGCGGTGCTGCCCTTTGTGCATCGTGCCCCGGGCGACGCGGTTGTGCCGCTGGGGTCGCTGATGTCTGAAGAATTGTCACGGTACTTGTCGCGCAGCTGGGCGTTTTCGGTCACCTCATATCTGGCTTCGCGCCAGTTTGATCCGGAAACAGTGCGTCCGGCCGAAGTGTCTTCAGTCGCGGGCGTTGATTACTTGGTGTCGGGCACCGTCAGCTGCGACGGCAACCGGTTCCGGGTTGAGATCGATCTGCATGATGCAGTCCGCGAAAAAGTAATCTGGTCCCGCAGTTTCGAGGGCAGCAAAGGCAGCCTGATGGAAGGCCGCAGTGCCGTGCTGCGCAATGCCACCCAGCAAATCGGACAGACCGCTGCGGGTGAAGCTGTCCGGCTGGCGGGTTTCAAGCCGCTGTCCACCCTGGAAAGCCATACCCTGTTGATGGCGGCGATTTCACTGATGCAGGAAATGGACGCGCGCAAATTCCAGCAAGCACATGAGATCCTGTCGCATCTGCTTGAACGGGAGCCAAAACATGTGCTGCCGCTGACCTGGATGGGATTCTGGCACGTGATGCGGGTCGAAAAGGGCTTGTCTGTGAACCGTGGAGAGGACAGCCGTCTGGCCAGCCGGATGGCAGAGGCCGCCATCGAAGCTGCACCGGGTTTCTCATTGGCTCATACGCTCAAGGGGCTTATCTCCAGCCACCTGACGTTCCGCTTTGATCTGGCACAGGACGCCTATGACCTGGCGCTGCGCGACAATCCAAACGAAGCGCTGGCGCTGCTTTTGAAAGGGGCGACGCTGGCCTATCAGGACATGCCGGATGAGGCGGTGCAAATGACCGACGCGGCCCGGCGGCTGACGCCTTTAGGACCGCAGCGGTACTATTTTGATGCGCTCTCGGCGCTGGCGTATTTGTCTGCCCGCAACTTTGCCCGTGCAATTGAACTTTCCGAGCGGTCGCTTGAAGCCAAGGGCGCCTTTCCAGTGCCGCTGCGGTCCAAGGCGATCGCCCTGCAAATGTCCGGCCGGGGCGCTGAAGCCCGCAGCACAGTCCAAAAACTGCTTGAGGCCGCGCCGGAGTTCTGCCTGTCGCAGTTCCAGCGCGACAATCCTGCAGCGATGAGCCCGGCGGGACAGGAATGGGCTTCTGCCTTGCGGCAGGCGGGCGTACCGGAATAG
- a CDS encoding MBL fold metallo-hydrolase produces MGFTRRDFGLSAAAGLAAAAVPGWASARINLGNKRIETVSDGYLTLPPEFLFDGLEPDALQQALKQYGLPAGPLTPEVNVTLLREEGRVVLFDAGAGPGFQDSAGNLTGALEVLGVTPDQVTHVVFTHCHPDHLWGVLDDFDDLLFPGAAYLMGQGEWEYWFDPKTADSIGSSRTAMAIGARRRMEQLEDKVQLFRDGEEILPGVAAHATPGHTPGHMSFEVRDGSNSVLVLGDAVGNHHVSFADPGRPVGADQEPQTAAAARMRLLDRLAAEQMQLIGYHLPGGGIGRAERIGSGYRFVPAV; encoded by the coding sequence ATGGGGTTCACCAGGCGTGATTTTGGCTTGTCGGCTGCAGCGGGGCTGGCTGCTGCTGCTGTCCCCGGCTGGGCTTCGGCGCGGATCAATTTGGGCAACAAGCGGATTGAGACAGTTTCAGACGGGTATCTCACTTTGCCGCCGGAGTTTCTGTTTGACGGGCTTGAGCCGGACGCTTTGCAGCAAGCGTTGAAACAGTACGGACTTCCAGCCGGGCCGCTGACGCCGGAGGTGAATGTAACTTTGCTGCGCGAAGAAGGCCGAGTTGTCCTGTTCGATGCCGGCGCGGGGCCGGGGTTTCAGGATAGTGCGGGAAATTTGACCGGCGCGCTGGAGGTTCTTGGTGTCACACCTGACCAGGTGACGCATGTGGTCTTTACACATTGCCATCCGGATCACCTGTGGGGGGTGCTGGATGATTTTGACGATCTGCTGTTCCCTGGCGCGGCCTATCTGATGGGGCAGGGAGAATGGGAGTACTGGTTCGACCCGAAGACTGCAGACAGCATCGGCAGCAGCAGGACAGCCATGGCCATTGGAGCCCGGCGCCGGATGGAGCAGCTGGAAGACAAGGTGCAGCTTTTCCGGGACGGCGAGGAGATCCTGCCGGGAGTCGCTGCTCATGCCACGCCAGGCCACACGCCGGGGCATATGTCATTTGAAGTCCGGGATGGCAGTAACAGTGTCCTGGTTCTAGGGGATGCAGTGGGCAATCATCATGTGAGCTTTGCTGACCCTGGCAGGCCGGTTGGTGCTGACCAGGAGCCGCAAACGGCTGCTGCGGCACGTATGCGTTTGCTGGACCGGCTTGCCGCCGAGCAAATGCAGCTGATTGGCTATCATCTGCCCGGCGGCGGTATCGGGCGGGCAGAGCGCATTGGCAGCGGCTACCGTTTTGTGCCAGCGGTTTAG
- the pcaQ gene encoding pca operon transcription factor PcaQ, with translation MRLSSSLKLRHLEVFVEVARKMSVTQAAGALGMTQPAVTRALRELEEVCGKPLVEKHGRGIRLSGYGELFRDHAGRSLALARDGVALLRGLDAADGPLVSIGALPTVAADLVPDTLAQLRCGGAPGRFMLMSGGNQYLIDQLRRGGLDLVVGRMPAPEAMAGVEFDPLYRERVAVVVARNHPMAGAVHVPPTAFEDYPVLMPSEGSIIRPMVERMFLEQGLALPRFPIETVSATFGRRFVLAHQAIWIISHGVVRPELEAGSMAALPLNTDSTLGPVGLCVRREHRLSAAAQRFCAALRRACTAQGLT, from the coding sequence ATGCGGCTATCGTCTTCATTGAAACTGCGCCATCTTGAGGTGTTTGTCGAAGTGGCCCGCAAGATGAGCGTCACCCAGGCCGCGGGGGCCTTGGGCATGACCCAGCCTGCGGTGACACGGGCGCTGCGCGAACTGGAGGAAGTTTGCGGCAAGCCGCTGGTCGAAAAGCATGGCCGCGGTATCCGGCTCAGCGGGTATGGCGAGCTGTTCCGGGATCATGCCGGGCGCAGCCTGGCGTTGGCTCGCGACGGGGTGGCGCTGTTGCGTGGCCTGGACGCGGCAGATGGACCGCTGGTTTCCATTGGCGCACTGCCCACCGTCGCCGCCGATCTGGTCCCTGACACGCTGGCGCAACTGCGCTGCGGTGGCGCGCCGGGGCGGTTCATGCTGATGTCCGGAGGCAATCAGTACCTGATCGACCAGCTGCGCCGGGGCGGGCTTGATTTGGTGGTTGGCAGGATGCCTGCGCCGGAAGCCATGGCGGGCGTGGAATTCGATCCGCTGTACCGCGAGCGGGTGGCCGTTGTTGTCGCGCGGAACCATCCTATGGCTGGCGCCGTGCATGTGCCGCCTACAGCATTTGAGGACTACCCGGTGCTGATGCCGTCTGAAGGATCGATCATCCGGCCGATGGTTGAGCGGATGTTTCTTGAGCAGGGGCTGGCACTGCCCAGGTTTCCGATCGAAACCGTTTCCGCCACATTCGGGAGGCGCTTTGTCCTGGCGCATCAGGCGATCTGGATCATCAGCCACGGTGTGGTGCGGCCGGAGCTGGAGGCTGGCAGCATGGCAGCGTTGCCCTTGAATACGGACAGCACCCTTGGCCCCGTGGGTCTGTGTGTCCGGCGGGAGCACCGGCTTTCGGCCGCCGCCCAGCGGTTTTGTGCGGCCCTGCGCAGGGCTTGCACCGCGCAGGGGCTGACTTAG
- the pcaC gene encoding 4-carboxymuconolactone decarboxylase, translating into MTQQDRYSQGMQIRRKVLGNTHVERAEAGKTALDAPFQELITEAAWGTVWASDRISLRERSMLTLALLAATGNFDEIPMHIRATARTGASQEDVLEAFQHAAIYAGVPCANRALKLAKETYAEMAAEGGKPA; encoded by the coding sequence ATGACGCAGCAGGACCGGTACAGCCAAGGCATGCAAATCAGGCGCAAGGTGCTTGGCAACACCCATGTGGAGCGCGCCGAAGCCGGCAAAACCGCGCTGGACGCCCCCTTTCAGGAGCTGATCACCGAAGCGGCCTGGGGCACGGTCTGGGCCTCTGACCGGATTTCGCTGCGGGAGCGGTCCATGCTGACATTGGCACTGCTGGCTGCCACTGGGAATTTCGACGAGATTCCGATGCACATCCGCGCCACCGCCCGCACCGGCGCCAGCCAGGAAGATGTGCTGGAGGCCTTCCAGCATGCGGCCATCTATGCCGGGGTGCCGTGCGCAAACCGTGCCCTGAAGCTGGCCAAGGAAACCTATGCCGAAATGGCCGCTGAGGGAGGGAAACCCGCATGA
- the pcaH gene encoding protocatechuate 3,4-dioxygenase subunit beta, with translation MSTPPKQGEFYQRDHRWHPPALSQDYKTSVTRAPQYPLISLENTASEITGPAFGHKDIAATDNDLLSNFAQPGESPIGERIIVHGRVLDEDARPVPNTLVEIWQANASGRYRHKKDTYLGALDANFGGCGRVLTDENGCYHFRTVKPGAYPWRNRVNDWRPAHIHVSVFGTGFAQRLITQLYFEGDPLIARCPIVNTIPDPEAVEMLIARLDMNATIPLDTIAYRFDIVLRGRRSTLFENRLEGN, from the coding sequence ATGAGCACACCGCCGAAACAGGGGGAGTTCTACCAGCGCGACCACCGCTGGCATCCGCCCGCGCTGTCGCAGGATTACAAGACCTCGGTCACCCGTGCGCCGCAATATCCGCTAATCAGCCTGGAAAACACCGCCAGCGAGATCACCGGCCCGGCGTTTGGCCACAAAGACATCGCTGCCACCGACAATGACCTGCTGTCCAACTTTGCCCAGCCCGGTGAAAGCCCGATCGGTGAGCGCATCATCGTGCATGGCCGGGTGCTGGATGAAGACGCGCGGCCGGTGCCGAATACGCTGGTGGAGATCTGGCAGGCCAATGCGTCCGGCCGCTACCGGCACAAAAAGGACACCTACCTCGGCGCGCTGGATGCGAATTTCGGCGGCTGCGGGCGGGTCCTGACGGATGAAAACGGCTGCTACCACTTCCGCACCGTGAAACCCGGCGCCTACCCCTGGCGCAACCGGGTGAACGACTGGCGGCCCGCGCATATCCACGTCTCGGTCTTTGGCACCGGCTTTGCCCAACGGCTGATCACCCAGCTCTACTTCGAGGGCGACCCGCTAATTGCCCGATGCCCGATCGTGAACACCATCCCGGACCCGGAGGCGGTGGAAATGCTGATCGCGCGGCTCGACATGAATGCAACCATTCCGCTCGACACAATCGCCTACCGCTTTGACATCGTGCTGCGCGGGCGGCGGTCCACCCTGTTTGAAAACCGGTTGGAGGGAAATTGA
- the pcaG gene encoding protocatechuate 3,4-dioxygenase subunit alpha: MRQRFDYLKETPSQTAGPYVHIGLAPGAAGFRIYDQELGWDIASPNAEGEQIRVEGMVIDGTGSPVKDVLLEVWQANANGVYAHPKHGGAVEDGFRGWGRVISDFETGEWGFGTVKPGPVMGRNSQMMAPHINVWIVARGINVGLNTRVYFEDEAEANATDPVLNVIEWEHRRATLIARRSERDGLAIYRFDIRLQGDDETVFFDI; encoded by the coding sequence ATGCGTCAGCGTTTTGATTATCTGAAAGAAACCCCCTCGCAAACCGCCGGGCCTTATGTCCACATCGGCCTCGCACCCGGTGCTGCGGGGTTCCGGATCTACGATCAGGAACTTGGCTGGGACATTGCCAGCCCCAACGCCGAGGGAGAACAGATCAGGGTCGAGGGCATGGTCATCGACGGCACTGGCTCGCCGGTCAAGGACGTGCTTCTGGAGGTCTGGCAGGCCAATGCGAACGGCGTCTATGCTCACCCCAAACATGGCGGCGCGGTCGAAGACGGTTTTCGCGGCTGGGGCCGGGTGATCTCCGATTTTGAAACCGGAGAATGGGGGTTCGGCACCGTGAAACCCGGCCCGGTCATGGGCCGCAACAGCCAGATGATGGCGCCGCATATCAACGTGTGGATCGTGGCACGCGGCATCAACGTGGGGCTGAACACGCGGGTCTACTTTGAGGACGAGGCAGAGGCCAATGCCACCGACCCCGTGCTGAATGTGATAGAATGGGAGCACCGCCGCGCCACCCTGATTGCCAGGCGCAGCGAGCGGGACGGTTTGGCGATCTACCGCTTCGACATCCGCCTGCAGGGCGACGATGAAACAGTGTTTTTCGACATCTGA
- a CDS encoding 3-keto-5-aminohexanoate cleavage protein, giving the protein MSKPCIICVAITGSVPTKKNNPAVPVTIAEQIESTQEAFEAGASIAHCHVRNDDQTPTSDPERFARLMEGLHKHCPGMIVQLSTGGRSGAGHERGGMLPLRPDMASLSVGSNNFPTRVYENSPDLVDWLASEMRTYEVKPEIEAFDLSHIHQAVKMNREGRIAGTLYVQFVMGVKNAMPVDKDVFDYYVKTIQRLAPEAQWCGAGVGPGQILVNEWSIAAGGHTRTGLEDNMRLDRDTLAPSNAALVRRAAALCETYERPVATWQQARKILELRPG; this is encoded by the coding sequence ATGAGTAAACCCTGCATCATCTGCGTGGCCATCACCGGCTCGGTTCCGACCAAGAAAAACAACCCGGCAGTGCCCGTCACCATCGCCGAGCAGATCGAAAGCACCCAGGAGGCGTTTGAGGCCGGCGCCTCCATCGCTCATTGCCATGTGCGCAACGACGACCAGACGCCGACCTCGGACCCGGAGCGGTTCGCCCGCCTCATGGAAGGCCTGCACAAGCACTGCCCCGGCATGATCGTGCAGCTGTCGACCGGCGGCCGCTCCGGCGCCGGACACGAGCGCGGCGGCATGCTGCCCCTGCGCCCCGACATGGCGTCTCTGTCCGTTGGCTCCAACAACTTCCCTACCCGGGTCTATGAGAACTCTCCCGATCTGGTGGACTGGCTGGCCTCGGAGATGCGCACTTACGAAGTAAAACCCGAGATCGAGGCCTTTGACCTGTCGCACATCCACCAGGCGGTGAAAATGAACCGCGAGGGGCGCATTGCCGGCACGCTTTACGTGCAGTTCGTGATGGGGGTGAAGAACGCGATGCCCGTCGATAAGGACGTGTTCGACTACTACGTCAAAACCATACAGCGTCTGGCGCCGGAGGCCCAGTGGTGCGGCGCCGGTGTCGGGCCGGGGCAGATCCTGGTCAACGAATGGTCCATCGCCGCGGGCGGCCATACCCGCACCGGACTGGAGGACAATATGCGGCTCGACCGCGACACCCTTGCGCCCTCCAATGCCGCGCTGGTGAGGCGGGCAGCGGCGCTGTGCGAAACCTACGAACGCCCTGTCGCCACCTGGCAGCAGGCCCGCAAGATCCTGGAACTCCGGCCCGGCTGA
- the cueR gene encoding Cu(I)-responsive transcriptional regulator yields the protein MNIGDVSRRSGLPAKTIRYYEDIGLIKPHRSANGYRCFAGTDLHKLAFLGRARALGFTIEDCRTLMALYEDETRASADVKQLALEHLAKIEEKIADLQAMRGTLRELVKGCAGDSRPDCPILRDLSGGS from the coding sequence ATGAATATCGGAGATGTATCCCGCCGCTCCGGCCTGCCAGCCAAGACCATCCGCTATTATGAGGACATCGGGCTGATCAAACCGCATCGCAGCGCCAATGGCTATCGCTGCTTTGCCGGGACTGATCTGCATAAGCTGGCCTTTTTGGGCCGCGCCCGGGCGCTGGGCTTCACCATCGAGGACTGCCGCACCCTGATGGCGCTTTACGAGGACGAAACCCGCGCCAGCGCCGATGTGAAGCAGCTGGCGTTGGAGCATCTGGCAAAGATCGAGGAAAAGATCGCCGATCTGCAGGCGATGCGCGGCACATTGAGAGAGTTGGTCAAAGGCTGTGCAGGCGACAGCCGTCCGGATTGCCCGATCCTCAGGGATCTTTCCGGCGGGAGTTGA
- a CDS encoding heavy metal translocating P-type ATPase: MSELSRISLNITGLSCAGCAGRAERALAAVKGVQSASVNLANATGQVEAAAEVPLMDLTGALASAGYPAAEAQASLVISGMSCASCVGRVERALLAVPGVLSASVNLANETAQIRYLTGMARAADLARTLSDTGYPARLSGAAEDEAEQAGRRNADEISALGRQVLIAALLTLPVFLIEMGGHMVPALHHWVMENIGTHNSYLLQFALATAVLAGPGRQFYTKGFPALLRGAPDMNALVALGTSAAYGFSVISTFAPRLLPAGTANVYYEAAVVIVALILTGRFLEARAKGRTGAAIRKLAGLQPKTARVVSGGDAIETPVEEIGPGDLIRVRPGERIAVDGEITSGGSYIDESMISGEPVPVAKSRGDEVTAGTINGNSALEFRATRVGRDTVLAQIIRMVEQAQGAKLPVQGLVDRITLWFVPAVITVAALTVLVWSLFGPAPALPLALVAGVSVLIIACPCAMGLATPTSIMVGIGRAAQMGVLFRKGDALQHLQEARVVALDKTGTLTEGRPVLTELICAEGFTRDEVLRLTGAAEAQSEHPIARAITAAAGKGLPKVDAFKAIPGYGLRAEVEGRVVLAGAARLMAREGIALGALEAEGLKLAERGETPLFAAVDGQAAAVIAVADPIKPGTPAAIKAFHDQGLKVAMITGDALGTAQAIAARLGIDAVKAECLPADKVAAILELQAEHGSLAFVGDGINDAPALAAADAGIAIGTGTDVAIEAADVVLVSGDLRGVVNALTVSRATMRNIRQNLGWAFGYNVLLVPVAAGVLYPHGGPLLSPALAAGAMALSSVFVLSNALRLRRLKPALDEGQAGPAVLAAGKQEVRA; this comes from the coding sequence ATGTCTGAACTTAGCAGGATTTCACTGAATATCACCGGCCTCAGCTGTGCGGGCTGTGCAGGGCGTGCTGAGCGCGCCTTGGCGGCGGTCAAAGGCGTGCAGAGCGCCTCCGTCAACCTCGCCAATGCCACCGGCCAGGTGGAGGCTGCCGCGGAGGTTCCGCTGATGGATCTGACCGGGGCCTTGGCCTCTGCGGGTTATCCGGCGGCAGAGGCGCAAGCTTCCCTGGTGATCAGCGGTATGAGCTGTGCGTCCTGCGTGGGCCGGGTGGAACGGGCGCTGCTGGCGGTGCCGGGGGTGCTATCGGCCAGCGTGAACCTGGCGAATGAGACTGCACAAATCCGTTATTTAACCGGCATGGCCCGCGCCGCCGATCTCGCCCGCACATTGTCGGATACCGGCTATCCGGCCCGTCTCAGCGGCGCGGCAGAGGATGAAGCGGAGCAGGCCGGCCGCCGCAACGCGGATGAGATTTCCGCACTGGGCCGGCAGGTTCTGATCGCCGCGCTTCTGACACTGCCGGTGTTCCTGATCGAAATGGGCGGCCACATGGTCCCGGCGCTGCATCATTGGGTTATGGAAAATATAGGCACGCATAACAGCTACTTGCTGCAATTCGCCCTGGCTACCGCGGTGCTGGCCGGGCCGGGTCGGCAGTTCTATACTAAGGGGTTTCCGGCCTTGCTCCGCGGCGCTCCCGACATGAACGCGCTGGTGGCGCTGGGGACCTCCGCGGCCTATGGGTTCTCGGTGATTTCCACCTTCGCGCCCAGGCTGCTGCCCGCGGGCACCGCCAATGTCTATTACGAGGCGGCGGTGGTGATCGTCGCCCTTATTCTCACGGGCCGCTTCCTGGAGGCCCGCGCCAAGGGCCGCACCGGCGCCGCGATCCGCAAGCTGGCCGGGCTGCAGCCGAAAACCGCCAGGGTGGTCTCGGGCGGGGATGCAATTGAAACTCCGGTGGAAGAAATCGGCCCAGGCGACCTGATCCGGGTCCGTCCGGGAGAGCGCATCGCGGTGGATGGCGAGATCACCTCCGGCGGCTCCTACATCGACGAAAGCATGATCAGCGGCGAGCCGGTACCCGTCGCCAAGTCCCGCGGTGATGAAGTGACGGCGGGCACCATCAACGGCAATTCCGCGCTGGAATTCCGGGCCACCCGTGTTGGCCGCGACACGGTACTGGCGCAAATCATCCGCATGGTCGAGCAGGCGCAGGGTGCCAAGCTGCCGGTGCAAGGGCTGGTCGACCGCATCACCCTGTGGTTCGTACCCGCAGTGATCACGGTTGCGGCGCTGACCGTGCTGGTGTGGTCTCTGTTCGGCCCTGCGCCGGCCCTGCCGCTGGCCCTGGTGGCCGGTGTTTCGGTGCTGATTATCGCCTGTCCCTGCGCCATGGGGCTGGCGACGCCGACCTCTATCATGGTCGGCATCGGCCGCGCGGCGCAGATGGGGGTTCTGTTCCGCAAGGGCGATGCGCTACAGCACTTGCAGGAAGCACGCGTGGTGGCGCTCGACAAGACCGGCACTTTGACTGAGGGCCGGCCGGTGCTGACCGAATTGATCTGCGCCGAAGGATTCACCCGCGACGAGGTGCTGCGCCTGACCGGTGCCGCTGAGGCGCAGTCGGAACACCCCATCGCCCGCGCTATCACGGCAGCGGCGGGCAAGGGGCTGCCCAAGGTGGACGCTTTCAAGGCTATCCCGGGCTATGGCCTGCGCGCAGAGGTCGAGGGGCGCGTGGTGCTGGCCGGTGCCGCCCGGCTGATGGCGCGCGAAGGCATTGCGCTTGGTGCGCTGGAGGCGGAGGGGCTGAAACTGGCAGAGCGCGGCGAAACCCCGCTTTTCGCCGCCGTTGACGGCCAGGCGGCGGCGGTGATTGCGGTGGCGGATCCGATCAAGCCGGGTACCCCGGCGGCAATCAAAGCCTTTCATGACCAAGGATTGAAGGTGGCAATGATCACCGGTGATGCTTTGGGGACGGCGCAGGCGATTGCCGCGCGGCTGGGTATTGATGCAGTGAAAGCTGAATGCCTGCCTGCTGATAAGGTTGCCGCGATCCTGGAGCTGCAGGCAGAGCATGGTTCGCTGGCATTTGTGGGCGACGGCATAAACGACGCCCCGGCGCTGGCGGCGGCGGATGCTGGAATTGCCATCGGCACCGGCACCGATGTGGCGATCGAGGCGGCGGATGTGGTGCTGGTCTCGGGTGATCTGCGCGGGGTGGTGAACGCGCTGACCGTCAGCCGCGCCACCATGCGCAACATCCGCCAGAACCTGGGCTGGGCTTTTGGCTACAACGTGCTGCTGGTGCCGGTGGCGGCCGGGGTTCTGTACCCTCATGGGGGGCCTCTTTTGTCGCCGGCACTTGCGGCAGGCGCAATGGCACTGTCGAGCGTGTTTGTCCTGTCCAATGCCCTGCGCTTGCGCCGCCTGAAACCGGCCCTGGATGAAGGGCAGGCCGGGCCGGCGGTCCTTGCGGCCGGCAAGCAGGAGGTGCGCGCATGA
- a CDS encoding S-(hydroxymethyl)glutathione dehydrogenase/class III alcohol dehydrogenase, translating into MKTRAAVAVAPGKPLEIMEVNLEGPKAGEVLVEIKATGLCHTDEFTRSGDDPEGIFPAILGHEGAGVVVEVGEGVTSLKPGDHVIPLYTPECRECEYCLNPKTNLCQAIRSTQGQGLLPDGTTRFSMQDGTPIHHYMGCSTFANHTVVPEIALAKIREDAPFDKVCYIGCGVTTGIGAVINTAKVEIGSRAIVFGLGGIGLNVIQGLRLAGADQIVGVDLNPGKVEMATRFGMTDFVNPAEVEGDLVAHLVEVTGGGADYTFDATGNVNVMRTALEAAHKGWGESIIIGVAPAGAEISTRPFQLVTGRSWRGTAFGGASGRTDVPKIVDWYMDGKIEIDPMITHKLTLDQINEGFELMHEGKSIRAVVEF; encoded by the coding sequence ATCAAGACCCGCGCCGCCGTTGCGGTTGCCCCCGGCAAACCGCTGGAAATCATGGAAGTGAACCTCGAAGGCCCGAAAGCGGGCGAGGTTCTGGTGGAAATCAAGGCAACCGGCCTGTGCCACACCGACGAATTCACCCGTTCGGGCGATGACCCCGAAGGCATTTTCCCGGCGATCCTGGGCCATGAGGGCGCAGGCGTCGTGGTTGAGGTCGGCGAAGGCGTCACCAGCCTGAAGCCGGGCGATCATGTGATCCCGCTGTATACGCCCGAGTGCCGCGAGTGCGAGTACTGCCTCAACCCGAAAACCAACCTGTGCCAGGCGATCCGCTCGACCCAGGGGCAAGGCCTGCTGCCCGACGGCACCACCCGGTTTTCAATGCAGGACGGCACCCCGATCCACCACTACATGGGCTGCTCGACCTTCGCCAACCACACCGTGGTGCCGGAAATCGCGCTGGCGAAAATCCGTGAGGACGCGCCGTTCGACAAGGTCTGCTACATCGGCTGCGGCGTCACCACCGGTATCGGTGCAGTGATCAACACTGCCAAGGTGGAAATCGGCTCGCGGGCTATCGTGTTCGGCCTCGGCGGCATCGGCCTCAACGTGATCCAGGGCCTGCGGCTGGCCGGGGCTGACCAGATCGTTGGTGTCGACCTGAACCCCGGTAAGGTGGAAATGGCCACAAGGTTCGGCATGACCGATTTCGTCAATCCTGCCGAGGTCGAGGGCGACTTGGTGGCGCATCTGGTCGAGGTGACCGGCGGCGGTGCCGATTACACCTTTGACGCGACCGGCAACGTCAACGTGATGCGCACCGCATTGGAAGCGGCGCACAAGGGCTGGGGTGAATCGATCATCATCGGCGTGGCGCCCGCCGGTGCCGAGATTTCGACCCGGCCGTTCCAGCTGGTCACCGGCCGGTCCTGGCGCGGCACCGCCTTCGGTGGCGCCTCGGGCCGTACTGACGTGCCCAAGATCGTGGACTGGTACATGGACGGCAAAATCGAGATCGATCCGATGATCACCCACAAGCTGACCTTGGATCAGATCAACGAAGGCTTCGAGCTGATGCACGAAGGCAAATCCATCCGCGCCGTGGTGGAATTCTAA